The Macaca nemestrina isolate mMacNem1 chromosome 6, mMacNem.hap1, whole genome shotgun sequence genome window below encodes:
- the LOC105467187 gene encoding granulocyte-macrophage colony-stimulating factor → MWLQGLLLLGTVACSISAPARSPSPGTQPWEHVNAIQEARRLLNLSRDTTAEMNKTVEVVSEMFDLQEPSCLQTRLELYKQGLQGSLTKLKGPLTMMASHYKQHCPPTPETSCATQIITFQSFKENLKDFLLVIPFDCWEPVQE, encoded by the exons ATGTGGCTGCAGGGCCTGCTGCTCTTGGGCACTGTGGCCTGCAGCATCTCTGCACCCGCCCGCTCGCCCAGCCCCGGCACGCAGCCCTGGGAGCATGTGAATGCCATCCAGGAGGCCCGGCGTCTCCTGAACCTGAGTAGAGACACTACTGCTGAGATG AATAAAACCGTAGAAGTCGTCTCAGAAATGTTTGACCTCCAG GAGCCGAGCTGCCTACAGACCCGCCTGGAGCTGTACAAGCAGGGCCTGCAGGGCAGCCTCACCAAGCTCAAGGGCCCCTTGACCATGATGGCCAGCCACTACAAGCAGCACTGCCCTCCAACCCCG gaaacttcCTGTGCAACCCAGATTATCACCTTCCAAAGTTTCAAAGAAAACCTGAAGGACTTTCTGCTTGTCATCCCCTTTGACTGCTGGGAGCCAGTCCAGGAGTAA